The Streptomyces bacillaris sequence CATCTCCGAGCTGGAATCGCGCGAGGCCGACCCGGACCAGCTCTCCTCGCTCTTCAAGCTCGACCACCTCGCGACCCGTATGCGCCGTAACGGCGAGAACCTCCTCGTCCTCGCGGGTGAGGAGCCGGGCCGCCGGTGGACCCGCCCCGTCCCGCTGGTCGACGTGCTCCGTGCCGCCGCCTCCGAGGTGGAGCAGTACGAGCGCATCGAACTCTCCGCGGTGCCCGCCACCGAGGTCGCGGGCCGGGTCGTCAACGACCTCGTGCACCTCCTCGCCGAGCTGCTGGAGAACGCGACATCGTTCTCCTCGCCGCAGACGAAGGTCCGGGTCACCGGTCACGCGCTGCCCGACGGCCGGGTGCTGGTCGAGATCCACGACACGGGTATCGGCCTCTCCCCCGAGGACCTCGCGGCGATCAACGAGCGGCTCGCGCAGCCGCCGACCGTGGACGTCTCGGTCTCCCGCCGCATGGGTCTGTTCGTGGTCGGCCGGCTCTCGCTGCGTCACGGCATCCGCATCCAGCTGCGCCCCTCCGACTCCGGCGGCACGACCGCGCTGGTCATGCTCCCCGTCGACGTCGCCCACGGCGGCAAGCAGCCCCCGTCCAAGCAGGGTCCCGGCCAGCAGCCGGGCGGTGCTCCGGGCGGTCTGCTCGCCGGTAACGGCAACGGCTCCGCGGGCGGTCAGCGCCCCGGCGGCGGTCCCGGCGGCCCGGGCGGCAAGAGCCTCGGCTCCGGCCCCGGCGGCCAGCGCGGCCAGGTCGGCGCGGGCTCCGGTCCGCGCGCCGCCCTCCCCGCGCGGGAGAACGGCCAGCAGAACGGCAACCAGAGCCAGGGCTTCCCGGGCCAGGAGCCGCAGCGCCAGGGCGGCGGCCTCTCCGGCGCCTTCGGCAACGGCGCCCGGCTCGGCGCCCGCGGCGGCCAGGGCGAGGCCCCCGGCCGTACGGAGCCGGGTCAGCCCAACCTGTTCGGTCACGGCGCCCCGGCCTCCCCCGGCCAGGGCGGCCGCCAGAACGCGTTCGCCCCGCAGAACAACCAGCAGGGCGGCCAGCAGAACCAGTTCGGCCAGCAGCAGGGGCCGCAGCAGGGCCGTCAGGGCCAGCCGCAGCACCAGCAGGGCCCCGGTGCCCCGCAGCCGCAGCAGGCCCGGCACGAGCAGAACGGCCCCGACGGCCAGGGCGGTTTCCAGCAGCCCGGCGGCCCCGGCCGTCAGCTGCCGCCGACCGGCGGTCCGCGTGCCGAGCTGCCCGGCGGCAACCCGCAGCAGCGCCCCCAGGCCGCCAACTGGGGCATCGACGCCCCGCGCGGCCACGAGGAGCACGAGACCACCGGGCAGTTCGCCCAGCCCTCGGTCCCCGGCCAGGACCCGGCGTTCAACGCCCCGGTGAACGGACTCCAGGACCCGGGCGCGACCGCCGAGTTCGCCCGTCCGGACTTCGACGCGCCGCAGAACCAGCAGTACGGCCGGCAGGCCCAGGACCCGGCGAGTACCGCCCAGTTCGCGCGGCCCGACTTCAACGCGCCGCTCCAGCAGGGCCAGAACCAGGGCCAGGGGCTTTCCGCCCCGCGCCAGCGCGGCCTGGACGGCAGCGACTTCGGCGCCCCGCGTCCGGCGGCCTCCCCCGCGGGCGAGGCGCCGTACCGTCCCGCGCTGCCCCAGCAGCCGGAGGCCCTGCCGCCGGCCGGTCCCGGGGACGGCCGTACGCCGCTGTACGACACCCTGGAGACCAACTGGTTCCACGGTCCGGGCCAGGGCGGCCGGCAGGCCGCCGAGCCGCAGGCACCGGCCGCTCCGGAGCCCGCCGGTGTGCCCGTTCCGCCCATGCCCCGGCGTGGTGCGGCCGAGGCCCCGGTCACCAGCTCCTGGCGCGAGTCGCCCAACGACGAACTCGTACGCCAGGCCGAGCGGGTCAAGAAGCCGGCCGCCGGCGGGGTCACCACTTCCGGGCTGCCCCGCCGCGTTCCCCGGGCCAATTTGGTTCCGGGGACCGCTCAGCAGCAGAATCACCAGTCCGGACCTCAGGTTTCGCGTGCGCCCGATGACGTACGCGGTCGTCTGACCAATCTCCGCCGGGGCATCCAGCAGGGACGGCAGGCCGGAAACGGCTCGTCGACCGGCAGTATCCATCTCGGCCCCACTCACCAGCAGGAGCGTTAGTTGAGCCCCATGAGTCAGGCCGCGCAGAATCTGAACTGGCTGATCACCAACTTCGTGGACAACACCCCAGGGGTGTCCCACACGGTGGTGGTCTCCGCGGATGGCCTGCTGCTGGCGATGTCCGAAGGATTCCCGCGCGACCGCGCCGACCAGCTGGCGGCCGTCGCCTCCGGTCTGACGTCGCTGACCGCGGGCGCCTCGCGGATCTTCGAGGGCGGCGCCGTCAGCCAGACCGTCGTGGAGATGGAGCGCGGGTTCCTCTTCCTGATGTCCATCTCCGACGGCTCGTCACTCGCCGTCCTCGCCCACCCGGACGCCGACATCGGTCTCGTCGGCTACGAGATGGCCCTCCTGGTCGACCGTGCGGGCACCGTCCTCACGCCCGACCTCCGCGCCGAACTCCAAGGCAGTCTGCTCCACTAGGCGGCCCTGCGGCGGATTCGCGACACAATCCCCTCAGGTACTGCCCACAACCCTCACCCGTCCGGCCGCCAGAAACCCCTCACCGGCCCCTTCAGACGGCAAGCCGAGAACCTGCTGTCACGCCCGGAGGATTCATGACCCCGCCACCCGCCTCACCCGATCCGTACGGCGCACTGCACCACGCGTCGTACGACGGTGAAGGCGACCAGCCGCTGGTTCGCCCCTATGCCATGACCGGCGGCCGGACCCGGCCGCGTTACCAGCTCGCGATAGAGGCACTGGTCAGCACCACCGCGGACCCGGCGCATCTGGGGACGCTGCTCCCCGAGCACCAGCGGATCTGCCACCTCTGCCGCGAGGTCAAGTCGGTGGCCGAGGTCTCCGCGCTGCTGTCGATGCCGCTCGGCGTCGCCCGCATCCTCGTGGCGGACCTGGCGGAAGCCGGCATGGTGGCCATCCACCAGCCGGGCAACGGAGAGGCCGGCGGCGCGCCGGATGTGACACTGCTCGAAAGGGTGCTCAGTGGACTTCGCAAGCTCTAGCGGCGGGACGGCTCGCGCCACTACCTCGGCGAAGATCGTGGTGGCGGGCGGCTTCGGCGTGGGTAAGACCACGTTTGTCGGTGCCGTTTCGGAGATCAATCCGCTGCGCACCGAAGCCGTGATGACGTCCGCCTCCGCGGGCATCGACGACCTCACCCACACCGGGGACAAGACCACCACGACGGTGGCCATGGACTTCGGCCGCATCACGCTCGACCAGGACCTGATCCTGTACCTCTTCGGTACGCCCGGCCAGGACCGCTTCTGGTTCATGTGGGACGACCTGGTCCGCGGCGCCATCGGCGCCGTCGTCCTCGTCGACACCCGCCGCCTCGCCGACTGCTTCCCCGCCGTCGACTACTTCGAAAACAGCGGCCTCCCCTTCGTCATCGCCCTCAACGGCTTCGACGGACACCAGCCCTACACCCCCGACGAAGTACGCGAGGCCCTGCAGATCGGACCGGACGCGCCCATCATCACGACGGACGCGCGGCACCGCGCGGACGCAAAGAGCGGCCTGATCACCCTGGTCG is a genomic window containing:
- a CDS encoding sensor histidine kinase; the protein is MQGRFKRDGSAPAEQEPRGGTDRGSSPQHAQNPGPAAAGDNGDRAQRPGPTPSGGEEPGTPAPSRGPSDTGSRIALRNWRISTRLVSLLALPVVAATSLGGLRINESMTDMQQLEHMQLLTQMTKQATSLAQALQVERDSSAGPLSNGSKATDYKVSQPREKTDRAKDAFLDATNEIGDFEGDDALESIHASVAQIASQLGDIRSIRKSAYEKDAPSLNTIDQYSQLITSLLSLSQDMAQATSNPDMIKRTRALAAFSSAKEYASIQRAIIAAALPGGSVKEPHLNENDKQFGSNALDKETRAISSFKAIYGSTGESAVDLMAPLDNGNNPEINAANMYAKHILDTPNGIDGARVRSYMDWYDQSSTKIDAMKTIETTLLSDMEAKARELREASQREAIINGAVILIVLGVSLVGAFVVARSMIRSLRRLQDTATRVAQDRLPELVKQLSETDPQDVDTSVESVGVHSRDEIGQVAAAFDDVHREAVRLAAEQALLRGNVNAMFTNLSRRSQGLIQRQLSLISELESREADPDQLSSLFKLDHLATRMRRNGENLLVLAGEEPGRRWTRPVPLVDVLRAAASEVEQYERIELSAVPATEVAGRVVNDLVHLLAELLENATSFSSPQTKVRVTGHALPDGRVLVEIHDTGIGLSPEDLAAINERLAQPPTVDVSVSRRMGLFVVGRLSLRHGIRIQLRPSDSGGTTALVMLPVDVAHGGKQPPSKQGPGQQPGGAPGGLLAGNGNGSAGGQRPGGGPGGPGGKSLGSGPGGQRGQVGAGSGPRAALPARENGQQNGNQSQGFPGQEPQRQGGGLSGAFGNGARLGARGGQGEAPGRTEPGQPNLFGHGAPASPGQGGRQNAFAPQNNQQGGQQNQFGQQQGPQQGRQGQPQHQQGPGAPQPQQARHEQNGPDGQGGFQQPGGPGRQLPPTGGPRAELPGGNPQQRPQAANWGIDAPRGHEEHETTGQFAQPSVPGQDPAFNAPVNGLQDPGATAEFARPDFDAPQNQQYGRQAQDPASTAQFARPDFNAPLQQGQNQGQGLSAPRQRGLDGSDFGAPRPAASPAGEAPYRPALPQQPEALPPAGPGDGRTPLYDTLETNWFHGPGQGGRQAAEPQAPAAPEPAGVPVPPMPRRGAAEAPVTSSWRESPNDELVRQAERVKKPAAGGVTTSGLPRRVPRANLVPGTAQQQNHQSGPQVSRAPDDVRGRLTNLRRGIQQGRQAGNGSSTGSIHLGPTHQQER
- a CDS encoding roadblock/LC7 domain-containing protein, which encodes MSQAAQNLNWLITNFVDNTPGVSHTVVVSADGLLLAMSEGFPRDRADQLAAVASGLTSLTAGASRIFEGGAVSQTVVEMERGFLFLMSISDGSSLAVLAHPDADIGLVGYEMALLVDRAGTVLTPDLRAELQGSLLH
- a CDS encoding DUF742 domain-containing protein, with the protein product MTPPPASPDPYGALHHASYDGEGDQPLVRPYAMTGGRTRPRYQLAIEALVSTTADPAHLGTLLPEHQRICHLCREVKSVAEVSALLSMPLGVARILVADLAEAGMVAIHQPGNGEAGGAPDVTLLERVLSGLRKL
- a CDS encoding GTP-binding protein, yielding MDFASSSGGTARATTSAKIVVAGGFGVGKTTFVGAVSEINPLRTEAVMTSASAGIDDLTHTGDKTTTTVAMDFGRITLDQDLILYLFGTPGQDRFWFMWDDLVRGAIGAVVLVDTRRLADCFPAVDYFENSGLPFVIALNGFDGHQPYTPDEVREALQIGPDAPIITTDARHRADAKSGLITLVEHALMARLK